Proteins from one Phoenix dactylifera cultivar Barhee BC4 unplaced genomic scaffold, palm_55x_up_171113_PBpolish2nd_filt_p 000254F, whole genome shotgun sequence genomic window:
- the LOC103719249 gene encoding GDSL esterase/lipase EXL3-like, protein MNMFCNKKTSTEKQLISFLMGAHSVICFLFLALPMIQSQALVPEQRAARVPAVFAFGDSVVDSGNNNMLLTTAKCNFPPYGRDFIGHRATGRFSNGKIPTDLFASYLGVKELLPAYLDPDIKEHDLLTGVSFASGGAGYDNLTAEIPLVFSLWDQLEMFKEYKRKLEAIAGEMRAANIVAESQCIIFSGTNDLMTTYFTTSIRALSYDLPSYINFMLQAASSFVEELYSLGARKIAVIGVPPIGCVPAQRTLKGGITRDCVDTYNQASIKFNSELSMRLERLATYHPGARIMYIDIYNPLLELILHPSDYGFEEATKGCCGTGKIEATILCNDLTPFTCPDATKYLFWDGFHPTERGYEILVTKITQNQGI, encoded by the exons ATGAATATGTTCTGCAATAAGAAAACAAGCACAGAAAAGCAGCTGATCAGCTTTCTAATGGGAGCTCATTCTGTCATTTGCTTTCTCTTCCTCGCACTACCAATGATCCAATCCCAAGCACTAGTTCCGGAACAGAGAGCAGCTCGAGTGCCCGCAGTCTTTGCGTTTGGAGACTCCGTCGTCGACTCGGGCAACAACAACATGCTCCTGACAACAGCCAAGTGCAACTTCCCTCCATATGGGAGGGACTTCATAGGACACAGAGCAACAGGAAGGTTCAGCAATGGAAAGATCCCCACTGACTTATTTG CATCTTATCTGGGAGTAAAGGAGCTTCTGCCTGCTTATCTTGACCCAGACATAAAGGAACATGACCTGCTCACCGGAGTAAGCTTTGCTTCTGGTGGCGCAGGATACGATAACCTTACCGCTGAAATACCG TTAGTTTTCTCATTGTGGGATCAGCTAGAGATGTTCAAAGAATACAAGAGAAAGTTAGAAGCCATTGCTGGTGAAATGAGAGCAGCTAATATAGTCGCCGAAAGCCAGTGCATTATATTTTCAGGGACCAATGATTTAATGACCACATATTTCACTACCTCTATCCGAGCTCTGAGCTATGATCTCCCTTCATACATCAATTTCATGCTCCAAGCAGCATCTAGCTTTGTAGAG GAACTGTACAGTTTGGGAGCTCGAAAGATTGCTGTAATTGGGGTTCCTCCTATAGGTTGTGTGCCTGCACAAAGAACTCTGAAGGGAGGAATCACCAGGGATTGTGTGGACACTTATAACCAAGCTTCCATCAAGTTCAATAGTGAGCTATCCATGCGGCTGGAAAGGCTGGCCACCTACCATCCTGGGGCCAGGATTATGTACATTGATATCTATAATCCATTACTTGAActtattcttcatccttctgaCTATG GGTTTGAGGAAGCAACAAAGGGGTGCTGTGGTACAGGGAAAATTGAAGCCACCATTCTGTGCAATGATTTGACTCCATTCACATGCCCGGATGCCACCAAGTATTTGTTTTGGGATGGCTTTCATCCTACAGAGAGAGGATATGAGATTCTTGTAACCAAAATCACTCAAAATCAGGGCATCTAG